Proteins encoded together in one Octopus bimaculoides isolate UCB-OBI-ISO-001 chromosome 24, ASM119413v2, whole genome shotgun sequence window:
- the LOC106874441 gene encoding GATA zinc finger domain-containing protein 14, producing MYGCECAYKDDSDNNNSDNDHSYNYHGDKDHSNNKHGNNDPSDKDNDHSYNDHSYNDHSDNDHSDKDNDHSYNDHSDKDNDHGDNDHNNNHGFNNNKDNDHNDNDYGDNNHGNNDDYGDDNDNHYHYNIKRNSVSIF from the coding sequence atgtatggttgtgaATGTGCGTACAAAGacgacagcgacaacaacaacagtgacaacgaCCACAGCTACAACTATCACGGTGACAAGGAtcatagcaacaacaaacacGGCAACAACGACCCCAGTGACAAAGACAACGACCACAGCTACAACGACCACAGCTACAACGACCACAGTGACAACGACCACAGTGACAAAGACAATGACCACAGCTACAACGACCACAGTGACAAAGACAACGACCACGGCGacaacgaccacaacaacaaccacggcttcaataacaacaaagacaacgACCACAACGACAACGACTACGGCGACAATAACCACGGCAACAACGACGATTACGGCGATGACAACGAtaaccattatcattataatatcaaGAGGAACTCAgtatcaattttttaa